The following DNA comes from Miscanthus floridulus cultivar M001 chromosome 5, ASM1932011v1, whole genome shotgun sequence.
TCCTTCGCAAGATGACCAGCCGGCGTGTTGGACATCTCCACTGCTTGTTGCCTCCTTGTCTAGAAAAAGGATGGTATGGTCCAGACATGAGCAAGTCTTAACGGACCAGCTTGGCTGACCCACTCTCTCAGGCTTAGCTCTTCGCTAAACATGGTGTTGGTGGGCTTCTTCCCAGTGATGACTTCGAGAAGCATTATCCGATAGCTGAAAACATCACTCTTCCTTGACGCTTTACCGGTTGAAGCATACTCTGTTATGCCAGTTCATAGCAAAGTAAGCAAACAGAGACATTGTTAGTGATGCAGCACAAGTGATGAGATAGTATGAGTTACTATCAAGTTGCAAACAGTTACATACCTGGTGCCATATAACCAATTGTTCCATGCATGTTCCTCAAAACTATGGAAGTATCATCGCCTAGCAGCAACCTTGCAATGCCGAAGTTGGCTACGCAAGCCGTCATATCTTGATCAACCAACACATTGCTTGCTTGAGGTCACAATGCAGGACTACCTCctattagttgatctccaccggcctattgggcccttgtctctacgccctgatcgggggcgctcaaccctaatatggttggtgggcccctgtcgcacagcacatataataGAGAGGTGGGGATCATGGCTCTAACTATGAGGTTGGTTTGAGCCACCATGATCCACCAACAGAAAACCTAATCCAATCTATAGTAGTGCTACCAGCGACAGGAAGCCCCACCGACTCTACCGTCGCCACTAGACCTCGACTCCACTATGCTGGAACCACTGCACCGAGCTGCCATGTCACCGTCGTCCAAGCCGCTGTGGCGCCATGGACCGAATGGTGACCTAGACCAAGGTACATCAACAGTTTTCACATCTAAGAGAAAAGCCTACCCCTGATCTATAGTTTAGAGGCACTGTTGtgtctaacaatggtatcagagcgaagGTTAAAGTATGGGGTAAGGCatagaaaagaaatcaaagaaagaacagggTTCAATCCATTTcagattgaaaccctaaccctaactaggtaaaagaaaatagaaaagagaacaGGAGGGTGGTGGGCGTCACTGActgccggtcaccaccgccatcgCCCGGGAAAAGATGTCGCACCGCCGTCTTCGCTGGCCCACGGCAAGAAAAGAAATGACCCTATTCGGATCTGAGAAGAAAGAGGGttatcctaaccctaaccctaatcgggtgaaacACAGAGAAGAGAAATGGTGTTGGTTTTTGGAAAGGATCtcaaagccgaaccctaacccgtgAATCAGTCTTGGGGAAGAACAAcaatgaaccctaaccctaatgccCAATCGGTTGAATCCAAGAAGAAAATCAAGAAAGCAGATCCAAAAGAGAAGAAAGCGAAGAGGGGAAGGGGCTTATCTCAAAGATCTTGaatcaaaatcaaaagaaaaaaaaccgaatcaggttcaaccgaaccctaacgtaaccctaaccctaaccgggtgaAGGAGAGaacaaaagaagagagattcggcCTAGAAAAGAATCAAAGCCGAACCCTAAAATCCATAGAGTCTCtttggggaagaagaacagtgtaaatcccaaaaccctaaccctaatttttgACCCCATCCCTAAATCGGGTTAATTCCaaaagagaagaaggggaagaaggggaaggggtggCCTACCTCGCTGCTGCGTAGCGCTATTGCCTCGCCGGCGTGCGAGGAGAAGAGGGCTGAGCTGAGGTCGCTGCTCGCTGGcctcggccaagggggcgccatggccaagccgctcgatggcggcgcgctcacccactggggagcgcgcacgtcggcgagggggccggcgatggcGCCATGGCTACCCGCTCGCTCGCTATGTCCGCTTGGTCGCCGCTCGCCTCGCTGTggtgaggagagaagagagagcggcgaagagagagagagagagagagcaaagagGCCGAATGGCCGTTAGGGTTTCGGGGGAGGGCGCCCGTCGTGTTTTGTTCAACCGATGCGCGCGCGTAGCCGTCCGATGCAGACGAGCGGCCGAGATTGAATGGGCCAGCGATGCGGCCCAGGCGGGTGCGCGCGACCGagcggctttgccggcccaggcccaggttgcggcctaggtgcgGCCGGGCGTCGCGCAAAGGAAGCGGGCCGAGCAGTTTTGGTTGTTAGGCCGAATGAACAGTACGAAATGAatcagtttttttcttttttcagcaaatgtttatttcctggaaaatgaataaatggcttaaagaaaataaaaaaaagagatTTGTCCTGTGGGCAAAATTCATTAAATCGAATtattttccgctgctaaagaaatagttgattctccagttattttgaaccaagatgatatttaattggagaaaaagagagtttttcgctgctaaagaaattgttgattctccagttattttgaaccaatgtgatatttaattggagaaaaagagattttgacatgattatgatgttgttattttctgaccaacgttgttaataacaatatcataattttaatgattttatgcattaattctatttctgcccaacgatgatgtagaattaatgtataagaacagttgtatgttttgtttttgaccaacgttggaatcaaggcatgcaaatggtgttattttatgttaagaaaagatttaacctggttttcatcttggctaagatggactgggtagtcacctcaccgtgtcccactgatcATGTGGCACTAGTGAGGGAGACAAATGAGGCTGATGCTACTTggacaactaaagagagggattttgaatcccaaaagatgtcctatgcccttgtgcataggaagtgggtcactatcaacaagaaatgtttggctgtgataaagaacatgattgagcctgtaattgtggtctcaatcccagagtatgacatggtcaccgagtacctcgatagaataaagagtcagttcactggctcttcaaagacatatgctaccaagctaataaagcagctggtgacagagagttactctagaaatggtgacataagagagctcatgatgcgtcgttgaaattatggcattgtcgtttaggtcatatttcgagagggagaatagaaagactagttaagaataatatattcttcctccattagagctctcagatttagaataatgcagagaatgcattaaaggaaagtacgtaaagaaaattaagaaagataccaAACAAAatgcaggaattttacagattattcacacagacatctgtggtcagtcTCCTATAAAaagtatggatggttatgattcgttcataacattcacagatgattactcctattatggctacatttatccaatcaaagaaagaacataagcattggataaatttaagatattaaagattaagatagttaggTCTAACCgtggggagtactatggtcgacaTACCCTagaagaatggcatagtagctcagtattctacactgggcgaacctcagcagaatggagtaactgaaagacgcaatcgtaccctgatagatatggtgcgcagtatgataagttactccaccttacagatgagcctgtggatggaggcattaaaaactgtcattcatattctcaatagagtaccaagtaaattgGTGCCCAAAACGTCGTATAAGTTGTGGAtaagaagagtaccctcactaaacacttacgtgtgtgggggagccctgctgaggctaaagtatttaacccaaatattaggAAGCtaaatcccaaaatagtaagttgccatttcaatAGCTACCTAGAAAAATAAAAAGGTTTttatttctactgtccagagagacatacaaagtttgtgaaaatgaGACACGCTgacttcctagaggatgaattgatgagggggagcatggtagctcaagaaattgaccttgaagagaagcgggtgtatgtgtCCACTCCAAtaattcatgagccaattttctcactatctgctgtcgctgcaccgacagtgcaagatactatggtgtcagcacctgttgttattccgcctgtgtcAACAATGAATGaccatgaggaacctgttctttaggatcctatagaacctattgccacacataaggggaagcaacaacagcctcaaatagaagatgtgccaaatatggaggTCTCTAGACGGTCTCAAATAGTTAGAAAACAGCTAtttctgctgactatgaagtgtacaacactgaggaatttcaaatggaggatgatcccacctcatttgaagaagccatgagaagtgatcattcatcaaagcaacttgaggccatggaagatgaaatgaaatcaatgaatgccaataaagtttaggacttggaaataattcctaaagaagtcaaaacagtaggctataaataggtctacaaaacaaaccttgattctcaagggaatatagagagagataaagcgcaacttgtggcaaaaggctttacgcaaagagaaggaattgattacaatgagatattttctccaatctcatgtaaggattccttcagaatcataatgacattagaggcatattacgatttagaattagaAGGATGTAAAGATagcatttctcaatggagacttggagtaaaatatttacatggcacaaccgaaaggttttgtcatggaaggaaaagaacaaatgGGATGCAGCCtaaaaaatccatttatggattaaaacaagcttcaagaccgtggtacttgaagtttgatcagtcaataaggaattttgggttttaaagaaaatgttgaggacagttgtgtctatgcaaagtttaagaatgggaagtttatcttccctgtcctgtatgtggatgatatcttacttgctagtagcgATGTCAATCTActgctggagacaaagaagtttttgtcctcaaaatttgatatgaaagatcttggtgaagcttcgttcgttctagggatcgagattcaccaagatagaagtaaaggggtattaggacgaaattcagtatgcacaaatgtagtccctcacctgctcctatagtcaagggcaacagatatggggattttcaatgccccaggaaccgatatgagatcgatcaaatgaaagtggttctatATGCTTCAACTGTCGAAAGTTTGCAATATGCTCAAgcatgtacgcgccctgacttggcatttgttaccgggttacttggcagattccagagcaatcctggaacagaacactgtaaattagaaaagaaagtcttacgttatttgtaaggaacgaaaggcctcatgatgacgtatagaagatctgattcacttcatatagtgggatatttagattctgattatacgggagatgatagaaaatccacttctggatatgtattcactctcgcaaggggagctatttcatggaaaaactcaaagcaacccgtcactacatcgttcacaatgtatgacggtttgtagcgtgttatgaggcaacggggcaggtgaactggctaaagaagttcatacccggtttgaaggtggttgacgacatctatagaccacttaagtaaTACTGTGATAATAATTCGGCAGTAcaatatgctcacaacaataagtcaagtggtgctgccaaacatattgacataaagtatattgttgtgaaagataaagtccgggatcatgtcataagtcttgagcatataagtatcgaaaaaatgctcgtggatccgcttacaaaaggcttaccatccaacgtattcagagaacatatagctagcatgggtttaagaaaAAGCATATAATTCCTGAACAAAAGAAAGCCCAAAGTTCAGTATCTATTTTAAAATAGGGTGGTGTGTTGTAgatgttaaatctatcggcaattgaccgtgacgataaaACATGCTCTATacgctaatctataatggaatgaacaaaagtaaatgatatgaaattgaaagatggtagatctccaccaataggcccaacgacctattgggcccttgtctctgcgccctgatcgggggcgcccaccctaatatggttggtgggcccctgtcgcacagtatatataaaagagaggtggggatcacagctctaactacgaggttggTCTGAGCCGCCGTGATTCACCAACAGAAAACCTAATCCGATCTACagtagtgctgccagcgacgggaagccccacTGACTCCGTCGTCGCCACTGGACCTCGACTCCACTACGCTAGACCACTGCACCGAGCTGCCGTGTCACCGTCGTCCAAGCCGCTGTGGCGCCATGGACAGAATGGTGACCTAGACCAAGGTACATCAACAGTTTTCACATCTAAGAGAAATGCCTGCCCCTGATCTATGGTTTAGAGGCACTGTTGTGTCTAACACCTCCCAGTGCTCATGGTGAAGGTAAGCCAGTGCCAGAGCCACATCTAACATGATGCTCATCCTCTGGGACAATCCTAGCCCACGACGGTTACTAGGGAACAGCCATTCATCTAGGCTCCCATTTGGCATGTATGGGAGCACTAGTGCCTTGAAGTCCAGATTGGAGCAGGTGGTGAGTATCCTAACCAAGTTTCGGTGTCGAGCCATACGAAGTGCACGGCACTCAACATCAAAGCTCATAGTGGCTCTTTCCAGTTTCATGTTCAGGACTTTCGTCGCGACAATTTGCCCATCATCCATTATGCCTCTGAATACTTTGCCAAAGCTTCCAGTTCCTAGCAGGTTATCATTGTCGAAGTTATCTGTGGCACGGGCAAGCTCAAAGTAGGAGACTGTCACGTAGTTGTTTGCCTCCTCGCTAGCGACTGGCATCTTCTTTGACCTCTTGTTGACATGATTTCTGATCAGGATGAACAAGCAAGCTCCTATTACAGTGGCTGCTACAACACTTGGAAGTATAAATTTTATGGCACCAGATCGATGGCGATGGTTGGACTCATCATTTGGGCAGCGTGGGAACCCAAGGTGTGGCAGGCCACACAGTGCAGTGTTCCCTTCCAATGATTGTAGAGTGATGTTTGAAAACACACCGCCCTCTGGGATTTGTCCATACAGTTTATTGAAAGAGAGATTTAGGCTTGTGAGATAGCTGAGATCGGCGAAGGACTTTGGAATTTTACCAGACAGGGAGTTGTACGAAAGATCCAATGTTTCCATGCTACTTAGCTTGTTGCCAATTGCATTTGGTATTTGATCTTGGAGCATGTTCTTTGATAAATTTAGGTAGGTCTGTGTATTGAGCACTCCCAGTGAAAGTGGTATTTTGCCATGGAGTTGGTTGGAAGAAAGGTCCATAAAAGTTATTGCTTTCAGATTTTGAATACCTTCCGAGAAAGAGCCGCTCAAGGCATTGTGAGACAGATCAAGTTTTACAATATTCTCAAGACCCCATAGCCCCAGGGGTATTGCTGAAGTGAAGTGGTTATTTGATAATCCTAATAGTTGTAGCTGGCTCAGGTTTCCAATGCTATCTGGTATAGGGCCGTGGAGTTTGTTGTTGGACAGGCCCAAGCTAAACAGCTTTGTCAATTTGCCGATATGTACGGGGATAATCCCAGACAACTTATTGCTAGACAAGTCAAGACCTCTAAGATTCTTCATTTCCGTGATTGATTGTGGAATCTCCCCGCTTAATCGGTTGTCACGAAGATCAATGAACGAGATGCTGCTCTGATATGCCGGGATATTAGGGATGTGTCCAGTTATTTGGTTCTCAAATGCTCGAAAGATCTCAAGGGAGGGGAGGTTCGCAATCATAGAGCTGGGGAAGCTACCGGTGAAGTAATTATTGTTCATGACGATGTATTTGAGGCTCTTGCAACCTGACAAGTCGGCCATGAAACCGACGTCTCTACTGAGCTTATTCTCATCGATGTAGAGGTCGGTAAGAGATTCCCCAAATATTTTTCGTGGCACAGGTCCAGTCAGGGAGTTGTAGGATATGCCAAGGATGGAGAGCATAGACATGTTCTTGATGGAGGCCGGAATGGTACCTGTCAAGTTGTTCATTTCGAGGTTGAGCCACTGCAGCTGCGCCAACCGGCCCAGCTCCGGTGGGATCTCCCCATGCAGCTTACTCGTGGTGAAGTCTAGTACGGTGAGGCCGGTAATGTTGCTCAAGACGGCGGGGATCTAGCCAGAAAGGTCGTTACCGCCTAGGGATATCGTCGTCAACTCCGGCAAGGTTGACAACCACAGCAGTATTCCACCGGTGAAGCTGTTGTATGACAGAACTAACTTCTGCAGGTACTTGCACGCCCCAAAGCCTGGTGGCACCGTGCCGGCGAGCTCGTTTTTGCTGAGATACACGTCTTGCAACATGGGGAGGTTGAAGCTCTGGTTGTCTGGCACCGGTCCCGAGAGATTGTTCTGGGAGAGGTACAGCCTTAGCAGGTTGGACATGTTGAACAGTGAGGACGGTATCTGCCCTGAAAGCTGGTTCCTCGACAGCTCGAGGACCTGAAGGTTTGGCAGAATACCGATGGCGCTAGGAATGTTCCCCGTCAGGCTGTTGTATGCAAGGCTGAAGAAGCTCAGCTGAGACTGAGACGTTCCGTTGAACAAGCCCTGGGCCATCGGCCCGCTCAAGTCATTCCTGCTGAGAATAAGAAACCCAACGCTCTGCAGATTGCACAGCTCGTGTGGGATTTCACCGGTGAGGTTGTTGGAGTCGAGATTGAGGATCTCGAGCGCGGTGAGGTTGCTGAGCGAGGCCGGGACGATGCCCGAGAGATAATTGCTGGAGAGGTCGAAGGAAAGGAGGCTTCCCGAGACTGGTTGGAATTTGCCCCGTGAGCGCGGCGTCGCTGAGGTTAAGGATGGAGAGGAAAGACAGGTTGCCGAGCTCGGGAGCCAGGGCACCGGCCAGCTGCACGCCGGGGAGCACCAGAGCCGTGACGCGCAGCCTGTGGCGGTGGCCGCAGGAGACGCCGACCCATCCGCAGTAGGGCATGCTGGCCGTCCAGTTGCCGCGGAGAACGCCGCCAGGGTCGGAAAGACTGTCCTTGAAGGCGAGGAGGGCCGAGAGGTCGGCGCCCGTGGTGTTGGATGCCGAGACGGGCGTGGGCGTGAATAGTGATGAGGCCATTATTAACAAGCCAAGATGGAGGAGACTGAGAGCCATGGTGGAGACTGGAGAAACGATAGAGCTGGGGCCTGGGGGTGGGACAGACAAGCCAGTGGTGGTGTGCTGGTGGCAAACTGGCAATGCATGAAAGCTGTGCATGATGGCACGCACTTATAATAACGTCGTAAGTTAACTAGTGGCTTTGTAGTCTGAAGTCTGACGAACTGTAGAATTCCATGGGGGAGGACCGgcatgaagacttacctgatgccTCCGGATGGACGAATGGCACTGCCGCTAGTCGTGGAGCGCTGGGAGTATCTGATTATTAGGAAACGCAGAGATACACATGTGTTCATCCGTTAGCTCCGTCGGTGGGCCACCGTCACAGGCCTTATCCCAGGAACTGCGCGCGGAGCAAGCCCGTGAccttcttcatccccatcttCTACCGCAGACCAGCAACAAATAGTTCGGCTTCGGCATAggacaagaaaagaagaaaacaacAATAAATCGCTCATCTCGTCCtcaccaccgccacagccttccaTTGCCGCATCCGTTGCTGCAGGAAGCCAGGAATCCACCGGCCCAGCTACTTCGAGTACGCCATAGCCTGGATGCACCCACCACTGGAGAAAGCTTGGGAAGGGAAGATGAATGTCGGGCCGCGCTCAGGCCATGCGAGATGCAATGCAAGTTTGCGGCCATCAGATACATGAGGGAAAGAATATAAATAATACCATCTATCGGCCTCTTGGTTGCCTGGCAGTTTCTGATTGCATCAATTCAATTGCAGGTAGTGGGAGTGGTAAGTGGTTGCCTGATGTGTTAATTGAGAGTGGGAATCTCTCGGTCTCCCTTCTGAGTGCGACCGTAGAGCAGTAGAGGAGAGAGAGGACCTGGTGACGTGGCTCTATGAGATTGCAGGAAAATATGATAGGTACAGACATACAGTAGATAGTAGATCCGTATAAAGATAAAATTTAATAGTAAAAATTcataatttattatgattttattaaAAACTATTTGGATATTTTATAATGTTTAGATATACAGCCTTGTTTGCAAAGTTTTCAAAACCTATACATATATTTTTGCTAAATTCAAAATTAATTAATAACAAAAAATTGATAGCTGGGCTGTCGGCCAAACTTGGCCTAAAGCCCTAAGCTATGAAGCCCAGTGTGACAATCCCAGCCCATCCCAAGCCTCCCAAAGGTTCATCTCCTACCAGCGGcgctacggcggcggcggcggcagcgacggCGATGCGGCTGCTCTCTGGCGCCTCGGCGTCCCGCCTTCCATCTCCTCTTTTCTCACACCCCCGCGCAAGGACAAGATGCGTCCCAGCGTCCTCCTTCGCCTGTCGAGCAGCTCCATCATCAGCCGCAGGTACAGGCGACGGCGGCGCGCGGAAGCCGTGGCTCTTCGTCGGGCTGGGTAACCCCGGAAAGGTGTACCAGGGAACTCGCCACAACGTAAGCGCCTTACCTACCCTGTTCGTCGTGAAAGCTGCCGTTTTCCACGGTGGGAACTCCAAAATTTTGGAGTCTTAAACTTTTGAATACAAATGTTGAATAGGTATTAAGGATGTAAACAAAGGGTATATGCAAATTTGAAACTTGTTTCGTCGACTTGGTTTCTTGTTACAGAATGAGATAGAAACGCTAAAAAAGAAACACTGAAATGTATGATTCGTAGTCAGAGAGCAGATTTTCTCTTGTGCGCAGAGGACTTTATTGTGTACTGGTATAATTAGAAAATAGAAACTCCAATGGATAATCTTTGTACGGAGTTGAGAATTTGAGATCATGTCTAATTATTCTCAGGTTGGATTCGAGATGATCGATGTTATAGCAGAAGCTGAGGGTATATCTCTGAGCAGTATGCAGTTCAAGGCAATGGTTGGAAAAGGTAACAATCACACCAAAGTATTTTTCTTTACATGAAGTATTATTATATGTGTTGAAGTTTGTAATGTTAATCTTGATAGAATGCTTTCAAGAGCTAAACTGTGTTCCAATTCTTTTCTCACTTCCTTTCGCAATTAAATCTGTCGCAACCTGAAAGAGTTTTTACAGCAATCTACATGTGGCCTTCGGATACTCTTATAACCAGGGATGTCCTGGCATGCTAAATTCTAAAATAGGCCCTAGCAACTTAGCAAAGTAGAATAATAAAATACTGTATTACATTGCAACGATCAAGAATTATACAGAATTAACTCTTGGTTGCATGACCTTTCCATAGCTCCCTTCTAATATTAAGTTTTCTGTTTTTTATGTTTTTAGTAATTCGATTCATATTTTTCTAGACTGATTTTCAGAAGAAAGGGTTTCGATCTTAAAACACTCGACGTCTCGACAAGTTCTTACACATGAATATGTAAGATAGAAAAAACAAAATTAAGGAATATGTGTTATATATACATCAGACAACAAACAAGCCAGTACTAGTTCACTAGTTCATACAAAAGACTGAGTACaattgaagaaaagaaaagaaaattatgtTGTTAGCTTGCCGAAGGAAGATGCAACCAGCAGTCCAGCGCAGCACTTGCTGCCCTTTGCTCAGCAGGTCAAGTAAAGTGGACCAGCACCAGGCCATGAGCAGCATGTCCTACTCCTGATATCCACCGCCCATGGCCTCACAACAGACGGCGACATAGCTTCACGCTGACACGTATAGCCTAATCACCCACACTGAGACGCCAGACGCTGATCAAGATTGGGAGAATAAAAGTCAAAGATGAAAGTCGAACTAGTGCTGCGGGGTTGGAAACGATGCTTCCGCTTGGGGATTTGGCTTACTTGGCTACTTACTAGAAATTTTGATAAGATTAATAGGTTTGATGTGCTGCAACTTTGGAGTTCGGGGCCCTGGAAAACAGAGGCCCTGTGCCGTCGCACAGGTCGCACTCCTGCAGGGATGGCCATGTCTATAACTGAATATTGAACATAAAGTAGATGCATTATTACTTCTTTGTAATTCCATGCATGCTTGAAAGCATTCTTCACTAAAACTAATTCATTATTATCCAGGTCGCATCGGTGATGCACCTATTATGCTTGCCAAGCCACAAACCTTTATGAATGCAAGCGGTGAGTCTGTAAGTACAATGATTCCAATGAAACATTGAATGCTATTGTAGTATTATTCCTTTtttgtatcttttttttttacaCATATTGAGTTATGTATAGGTTGGGCAGATGGTTTCATATTTCAAAATACCACTTAATCAAGTCGTTGTGGTAAATATTTACTCTTCACTAGCTGCATTTCATATCACTATAAATGTCATTGTCACCTTGCAAAATCACTATTAACTAGTCCACATTCTTTTCTTCTCTGCAGATGTATGATGATCTGGATTTACCCTTTGCAAAACTGCGCCTGCTGCCAAAGGGTGGGCATGGCGGACATAATGGGTACTCCATTTCTCATCTACTTTCTGATATCTGTTCCATGTATAGCTTATTAGTCATTATTTCAGTGTTCTTTCTAATACAAATTCTGATGAAGACCACATACTTTTGGAGACAGATAATTGTTCCATAGTCTCAAGTTCATCCAAGAGAAGGATATTTGATCATATGATTCATTGATTTGTGTTGTCCGTCAACACACAGTAGCAACTGTACATTGATGTTTAGAAACTTGATTATAAAGTGCCTACCTGTTACAAAATGCAGCAGGCCAGCATTAAAACTTTGGTAACAACTTC
Coding sequences within:
- the LOC136452864 gene encoding peptidyl-tRNA hydrolase, mitochondrial-like is translated as MKPSVTIPAHPKPPKGSSPTSGATAAAAAATAMRLLSGASASRLPSPLFSHPRARTRCVPASSFACRAAPSSAAGTGDGGARKPWLFVGLGNPGKVYQGTRHNVGFEMIDVIAEAEGISLSSMQFKAMVGKGRIGDAPIMLAKPQTFMNASGESVGQMVSYFKIPLNQVVVMYDDLDLPFAKLRLLPKGGHGGHNGMRSIVNHLKQSHDFPRLRIGIGRPPGKMDPANFVLRPFNKKEQEELDFALHRGLEAVRIMVLEGFNKSATYVNTAQSSEMLNR